The following coding sequences lie in one Kribbella sp. NBC_00709 genomic window:
- a CDS encoding alpha/beta hydrolase — MRRRVRTGIVILLLIVLLGGAGYVGWVLVQRSEPVSLPEPTGTYQVGRRTFEWTDTPRRDPYTNGPRKLAVWLWYPVAKDTTGRRVQYAPGQWSGLHLKSPVSLFQGPFDTLQDRALDRVAVAPGRFPVVVLMPGMGLSAPMYATLAEDLASHGYLVAGVTPTYSANLTVLGGQTIESKPEANPPNLGDSTEGSQQVGDHLVTVWAADARFAAGMVTKELPNSVEPTIGPSYVGHSFGGAASLEACRQDQRCAAAVDLDGSQFGDVVTKGVKAPFMLLGADDSCITSVCGPDAKNDTDRNRALSLLKASNGASWCATVPGSRHFNFTDYGVYYLAYPLRRFLPLGSVGPRHALTVTNGYINTFLSHAIYKTPSPGAPACRT; from the coding sequence ATGCGCAGACGGGTGCGGACCGGGATCGTGATCCTGCTGCTGATCGTCCTGCTCGGTGGAGCCGGGTACGTCGGCTGGGTGCTGGTACAGCGGTCCGAACCGGTATCGCTGCCGGAGCCGACCGGGACCTACCAGGTCGGCCGGCGGACGTTCGAATGGACCGACACGCCGCGCCGCGACCCGTACACGAACGGTCCGCGGAAGCTCGCGGTCTGGCTCTGGTACCCGGTCGCCAAGGACACCACCGGCCGCCGCGTGCAGTACGCACCGGGTCAGTGGAGCGGGCTGCACCTCAAGTCACCGGTCTCGCTCTTCCAAGGACCGTTCGACACCCTCCAGGACCGCGCCCTCGACCGGGTCGCCGTCGCGCCGGGCCGGTTCCCGGTCGTCGTGCTGATGCCCGGCATGGGCCTGTCCGCTCCGATGTACGCCACCCTCGCCGAGGATCTCGCAAGTCACGGGTACCTCGTCGCGGGCGTCACGCCGACGTACAGCGCGAACCTCACCGTCCTCGGCGGGCAGACCATCGAGAGCAAACCGGAAGCGAACCCGCCGAACCTCGGCGACAGCACCGAGGGCTCCCAACAGGTCGGCGACCACCTCGTCACCGTCTGGGCGGCCGACGCGCGCTTCGCCGCCGGCATGGTCACGAAGGAGCTCCCGAACTCCGTCGAGCCCACGATCGGACCGTCGTACGTCGGCCACTCGTTCGGCGGCGCCGCGTCGCTCGAGGCGTGCCGGCAGGATCAACGGTGCGCGGCCGCGGTCGACCTGGACGGCAGTCAGTTCGGCGACGTGGTGACGAAGGGCGTCAAGGCGCCGTTCATGCTGCTCGGCGCGGACGACTCGTGCATCACCAGCGTGTGCGGTCCGGACGCCAAGAACGACACGGACCGCAACCGCGCACTGTCGTTGCTGAAGGCAAGCAATGGCGCGTCGTGGTGCGCCACCGTTCCCGGCAGCAGGCATTTCAACTTCACCGACTACGGCGTCTACTACCTGGCCTACCCGCTGCGGAGGTTCCTGCCACTCGGCAGCGTCGGCCCGCGCCACGCCCTCACCGTCACGAACGGCTACATCAACACCTTCCTGTCGCACGCGATCTACAAGACGCCGTCGCCCGGCGCTCCTGCCTGCCGGACCTAA
- a CDS encoding S8 family serine peptidase, with translation MLSRTRKFGVVALAALLVGAMVGITPAAAAPTTKKDLGYSDKQLLQKARAKGQKTVTLLVAAEKGQSNDVAQRVAKLGGTVEKRTDSIGYLRVKINIDKAEDVANVLGVKAADVDEVIPLENPRPEGTVDPTPQQPPKATTPRVNPYMPTGDIGSAQFVNAHPTWDGRGTTVGILDTGVDLSHPALNTTSTGERKIVDWVTYTDPTFVGNTNADNDPTWIQMNTTVDGSTVGLPGEGPVQTGTFNERDPRLGGELGNDVNRDGNPAGSSGTFGVAWNKTTGRVWVDTNQNGTFADNPAMTDYKVNYDVGTFGTDNPATPIKESMPFVVQTDPADNVVNIGIVSGAHGSHVAGIVAGNQLLGGKMSGAAPGAKLVSVRVCLFIAGCTNHALLEGMIYAVTQAHVNVINMSIGGLPALNDGNNARAELYNSLIETYGVQMFFSAGNSGPGMNTIGDPAVASKVVSVGSYITSASWLANYGSKTGPAENLHPFSSRGPAEDGALKPEIVAPGSAISAVPTWQPGQPVVGTYTLPPGYGMFQGTSMASPQMAGAAALLLSAAQANGTSVTPAQLRKSLFSSARFLTDYSAYEQGNGLANVGAAWNLLKKSPRTDTITAAVPVSTALSAFLKTPGIGTGINDREGVVLGTQYTRTYTLRRTSGPAGTVKYNLSWLSGDGTFVTAGNVKLPLNTDVSLPVLVKAKSVGAHSALLQFDDTSSPGIEFQTLNTIVVPYGLTQATPSKTVSGKIGRNQTTSYFFQVPAGVAAFKVDLSGPNSTPGTGQARFLRFSPYGVPSESAETNSLYCYSPPVAGGTCGGDPLSRTVSNPQPGVWEITVEARRTSDLLNTPYTLSASLLGVAISPNPDVIASGTLGQPIARSYTLTNQQGAFTGKAVGTALGSAKLSTPTIADAAQQQFQVSVTPGTTSLRAAIGGASDIKADLDLFAYNCTTGTCVLAAQSAGSTAEEALTVNNPAVGVWVVLVDGFAVPSGTTTYNYRDVISNAAYGSIAVTDANALRATGAQWTVPALVTPGAVPAAGRVLYGNVEARTDANVLIGQGDVIIQSVS, from the coding sequence ATGCTGTCTCGAACCAGGAAGTTTGGGGTAGTGGCGCTCGCCGCGCTGCTGGTGGGGGCGATGGTCGGGATAACACCGGCCGCCGCAGCGCCGACAACGAAGAAGGATCTCGGCTACAGCGACAAACAACTCTTGCAGAAGGCGCGGGCCAAGGGCCAGAAGACGGTCACCCTGCTCGTGGCCGCCGAGAAGGGGCAGAGCAACGACGTCGCCCAGCGGGTCGCCAAGCTCGGCGGCACCGTCGAGAAGCGCACCGACTCGATCGGCTACCTGCGCGTCAAGATCAACATCGACAAGGCGGAGGACGTGGCGAACGTCCTGGGCGTCAAGGCCGCCGACGTCGACGAGGTGATTCCGCTCGAGAATCCGCGCCCCGAGGGCACCGTCGACCCGACGCCGCAGCAGCCGCCGAAGGCAACGACTCCGCGGGTCAACCCGTACATGCCGACGGGTGACATCGGTTCGGCGCAGTTCGTCAACGCCCACCCGACCTGGGACGGGCGCGGTACGACGGTCGGCATCCTCGACACCGGCGTCGACCTGAGCCACCCGGCGCTGAACACGACGTCGACCGGTGAGCGGAAGATCGTCGACTGGGTCACCTACACCGACCCGACGTTCGTCGGCAACACGAACGCCGACAACGACCCGACGTGGATCCAGATGAACACCACGGTCGACGGCAGCACGGTCGGCCTGCCCGGCGAGGGCCCCGTCCAGACCGGCACCTTCAACGAACGCGACCCGCGCCTCGGTGGCGAGCTCGGCAACGACGTCAACCGCGACGGCAACCCGGCCGGCTCGAGCGGGACGTTCGGCGTCGCCTGGAACAAGACCACCGGCAGGGTCTGGGTCGACACGAACCAGAACGGCACGTTCGCCGACAACCCGGCGATGACCGACTACAAGGTCAACTACGACGTCGGGACGTTCGGGACGGACAACCCGGCCACGCCGATCAAGGAATCGATGCCGTTCGTCGTACAGACCGATCCGGCCGACAATGTCGTGAACATCGGCATCGTCTCCGGCGCGCACGGTTCGCACGTCGCGGGCATCGTGGCCGGTAACCAGCTCCTGGGCGGAAAGATGAGCGGTGCCGCACCGGGCGCCAAGCTGGTGTCGGTCCGGGTCTGCCTGTTCATCGCCGGGTGCACGAACCACGCACTGCTCGAGGGCATGATCTACGCGGTCACCCAGGCACACGTGAACGTGATCAACATGTCGATCGGCGGCCTGCCGGCGCTGAACGACGGCAACAACGCCCGCGCCGAGCTGTACAACTCGTTGATCGAGACGTACGGCGTCCAGATGTTCTTCTCCGCCGGTAACAGCGGACCGGGTATGAACACGATCGGCGACCCCGCGGTGGCGTCGAAGGTCGTGAGCGTCGGTTCGTACATCACCAGCGCCAGCTGGCTGGCGAACTACGGCTCGAAGACCGGTCCGGCCGAGAACCTGCACCCGTTCTCGTCCCGCGGTCCGGCCGAGGACGGCGCTCTCAAGCCGGAGATCGTCGCACCGGGCTCGGCCATCTCGGCCGTCCCGACCTGGCAACCAGGGCAGCCGGTCGTCGGCACGTACACCCTGCCGCCGGGCTACGGCATGTTCCAGGGCACGTCGATGGCCTCGCCGCAGATGGCCGGAGCAGCTGCGTTGCTGCTCAGCGCCGCACAGGCCAACGGGACGTCGGTCACGCCGGCGCAACTGCGCAAGTCGCTGTTCTCGTCGGCACGGTTCCTGACCGACTACAGCGCCTACGAGCAGGGCAACGGCCTCGCCAACGTCGGCGCCGCGTGGAACCTGCTGAAGAAGAGCCCGCGGACGGACACGATCACCGCCGCGGTCCCGGTCAGCACAGCGCTGTCCGCCTTCCTCAAGACACCGGGTATCGGCACCGGCATCAACGACCGCGAGGGCGTGGTCCTCGGCACCCAGTACACCCGCACGTACACGTTGCGGCGTACCTCGGGACCGGCCGGCACCGTGAAGTACAACCTGTCGTGGCTCAGCGGGGACGGCACCTTCGTCACCGCCGGCAACGTCAAGCTGCCGCTCAACACCGACGTGTCGCTACCGGTCCTGGTCAAGGCCAAGTCCGTCGGCGCACATTCGGCGCTGCTGCAGTTCGACGACACCAGTTCGCCGGGGATCGAGTTCCAGACCCTGAACACGATCGTGGTGCCGTACGGCCTGACACAGGCGACGCCGTCGAAGACGGTCAGCGGCAAGATCGGCCGCAACCAGACGACGAGCTACTTCTTCCAGGTACCGGCGGGCGTGGCGGCGTTCAAGGTCGATCTGTCGGGTCCGAACAGCACACCCGGCACCGGCCAGGCGCGATTCCTCCGGTTCAGCCCGTACGGCGTACCGAGCGAGAGCGCCGAGACCAACAGCCTGTACTGCTACAGCCCACCGGTTGCCGGCGGGACCTGTGGCGGAGATCCACTCAGCCGCACGGTCAGCAACCCGCAGCCGGGCGTCTGGGAGATCACGGTCGAGGCCAGGCGTACGTCGGACCTCCTCAACACGCCGTACACGCTGTCGGCATCGCTGCTCGGTGTCGCGATCTCGCCGAACCCGGACGTGATCGCCAGCGGCACCCTCGGACAGCCGATTGCTCGTTCGTACACGCTGACGAACCAGCAAGGTGCCTTCACCGGAAAGGCCGTAGGCACTGCGCTGGGCAGCGCCAAGCTGTCCACTCCGACGATTGCCGACGCCGCACAGCAGCAGTTCCAGGTGAGCGTCACGCCCGGTACGACGTCGCTCCGGGCCGCGATCGGCGGCGCGAGTGACATCAAGGCGGACCTCGACCTGTTCGCATACAACTGCACGACCGGCACCTGTGTGCTGGCTGCGCAGAGTGCGGGCAGTACCGCCGAGGAGGCGCTCACGGTGAACAACCCTGCGGTGGGCGTGTGGGTCGTGCTCGTCGACGGGTTCGCCGTGCCGTCGGGTACGACGACGTACAACTACCGCGACGTGATCAGTAATGCGGCGTACGGCTCGATCGCCGTGACGGACGCCAACGCGTTGCGGGCCACAGGCGCGCAGTGGACCGTCCCGGCGTTGGTGACCCCGGGCGCGGTGCCCGCTGCAGGACGGGTCCTGTACGGCAACGTGGAGGCCCGGACGGATGCGAACGTTCTCATCGGTCAAGGGGACGTGATCATCCAGTCCGTCAGCTGA
- a CDS encoding DUF899 domain-containing protein, translating into MNLPEIVSRDEWLAAREALLEAEKAFTKERDALNTRRRELPMVLVDKPYAFTGADGPAGLLDLFEGRNQLVVYHIMYPPEWDAACPSCTGFVDEIGSLEHLHGASTTFALVSRAPYEKLAAYQAERGWAFPWYSSYGSDFNYDYQVTLDESVVPFVYNYRTKADWDLRTGNDFIQQDQPFDLHGLSCFLRVGDAVHHTYSTYGRGPDSMTFTPTALDLTALGRQEPWEKPAGRSLDPTDDHCH; encoded by the coding sequence ATGAACCTGCCCGAGATCGTGTCGCGGGACGAGTGGCTGGCGGCGCGGGAAGCGCTGCTGGAGGCGGAGAAGGCGTTCACCAAGGAGCGGGATGCGCTGAACACCCGGCGCCGGGAGCTGCCGATGGTGCTCGTCGACAAGCCGTACGCGTTCACCGGCGCCGACGGACCGGCCGGTCTGCTGGACCTGTTCGAGGGGCGCAACCAGTTGGTCGTCTACCACATCATGTATCCGCCCGAGTGGGACGCCGCCTGCCCGAGCTGCACCGGCTTCGTGGACGAGATCGGGTCACTGGAACACCTCCACGGCGCGAGCACGACGTTCGCGCTGGTGTCCCGGGCGCCGTACGAGAAGCTGGCCGCGTATCAGGCCGAGCGCGGGTGGGCGTTCCCGTGGTACTCGTCGTACGGGAGCGACTTCAACTACGACTACCAGGTCACGCTGGACGAGTCCGTCGTGCCGTTCGTGTACAACTACCGCACCAAGGCGGACTGGGACCTCCGTACCGGCAACGACTTCATCCAGCAGGATCAGCCCTTCGACCTCCACGGCCTGAGCTGCTTCCTCCGCGTCGGCGACGCCGTCCACCACACCTACTCCACCTACGGCCGCGGCCCCGACTCCATGACCTTCACCCCCACCGCCCTCGACCTGACCGCCCTAGGCCGCCAAGAACCCTGGGAAAAGCCCGCAGGCCGAAGCCTCGACCCTACGGACGACCACTGCCACTGA
- a CDS encoding DUF952 domain-containing protein encodes MATILHIAFVEQWEAAVEAGCYRWSTRGKSLDDGATFIHASRPEQVALVANFVYDDVDEPLCLLVIDTGRLVSALCEEPVGEQLFPHIYGPLNLDAVVDVRPYERGSDGRWPAVSPQAVS; translated from the coding sequence ATGGCGACGATTCTGCACATCGCGTTCGTGGAGCAGTGGGAGGCCGCGGTCGAGGCCGGATGCTACCGGTGGTCGACCCGCGGCAAGAGCCTCGACGACGGCGCCACGTTCATCCACGCATCCCGGCCCGAGCAGGTCGCGCTGGTGGCCAACTTCGTGTACGACGACGTGGACGAGCCGCTGTGCCTGCTGGTGATCGACACCGGGCGGCTGGTGTCCGCCCTGTGCGAGGAGCCCGTGGGCGAGCAGTTGTTCCCGCACATCTACGGGCCGCTGAACCTCGACGCGGTCGTCGATGTACGCCCGTACGAGCGCGGCTCCGACGGCCGATGGCCCGCGGTCTCGCCGCAAGCCGTATCCTGA
- a CDS encoding S10 family peptidase, whose product MANEEQTETESKPATPVDDLVTSQHTVTVDGQELRYTATTGRIVLREEVYTDGKFDGLKPKAEVFLTAYTLDDADAADRPVTFAFNGGPGSSSIWLHLGLLGPRRVVSGDVGELAPPPYSIVDNAETLLKYSDVVFIDPVSTGFSRAVEGEKPGDYHGFTRDLESVGEVIRLWTSRNGRWMSPKFLAGESYGTTRAAGLAAHLQQRYGMYLNGVMLISVVLEFGTLDFTPGNDLPYTLFLPTYAAIAHYHGVIEDQSLEDLLAEAERFAAGRYPNALAQGNRIPADYRAEVVTRLAALTGLSEDYIDRVNLRIEHMRFFGELLRSRRQTVGRIDGRFTGWNADYGSETPDRDPSMNAITGPYAAALNHYVRVELGYENDLPYEVLNMDAAKNWSYKEFEGQQITVAEKLAEAMRVNPHLKVYVASGHYDGATPYFATEHTLARLQIPAELTGNIETKYYPAGHMMYVHEESRVQQSADLGAFIGTASNR is encoded by the coding sequence ATGGCGAACGAGGAGCAGACCGAGACCGAATCCAAGCCCGCCACCCCGGTCGACGACCTGGTGACATCGCAGCACACGGTCACGGTCGACGGGCAGGAGTTGCGGTACACCGCGACGACCGGGCGGATCGTGCTCCGGGAGGAGGTGTACACCGACGGCAAGTTCGACGGGCTGAAGCCGAAGGCCGAGGTGTTCCTCACCGCGTACACGCTGGACGACGCCGACGCCGCGGATCGACCGGTGACGTTCGCGTTCAACGGCGGCCCCGGTTCGTCGAGCATCTGGCTGCACCTCGGGCTGCTCGGCCCGCGGCGCGTGGTCTCCGGCGACGTGGGTGAGCTCGCGCCCCCGCCGTACTCGATCGTCGACAACGCCGAGACGCTGCTCAAGTACAGCGACGTCGTGTTCATCGACCCGGTGTCGACGGGGTTCTCGCGGGCGGTCGAGGGGGAGAAGCCGGGGGACTACCACGGGTTCACCCGTGATCTGGAGTCGGTCGGTGAGGTGATCCGGCTGTGGACCTCGCGGAACGGGCGCTGGATGTCACCGAAGTTCCTGGCCGGCGAGTCGTACGGTACGACGCGCGCCGCCGGACTGGCCGCACACCTGCAGCAGCGGTACGGGATGTACCTGAACGGCGTCATGCTGATCTCGGTCGTGCTGGAGTTCGGCACGCTCGACTTCACGCCGGGCAACGACCTGCCGTACACGCTCTTCCTGCCGACGTACGCCGCGATCGCGCACTACCACGGGGTGATCGAGGACCAGTCGCTCGAGGACCTGCTCGCCGAGGCGGAGCGGTTCGCGGCCGGGCGGTACCCGAATGCGCTTGCCCAGGGCAACCGGATCCCGGCGGACTACCGCGCGGAGGTCGTCACCCGCCTGGCCGCGCTGACCGGACTCAGCGAGGACTACATCGACCGGGTGAACCTGCGGATCGAGCACATGCGCTTCTTCGGTGAACTGCTCCGCTCCCGGCGGCAGACCGTCGGCCGTATCGACGGCCGCTTCACCGGCTGGAACGCCGACTACGGCTCGGAGACACCGGACCGCGACCCGTCGATGAACGCGATCACCGGTCCGTACGCCGCGGCGCTCAACCACTACGTCCGCGTCGAGCTCGGATACGAGAACGACCTGCCGTACGAGGTGCTGAACATGGACGCCGCCAAGAACTGGTCGTACAAGGAGTTCGAGGGCCAGCAGATCACGGTCGCGGAGAAGCTCGCCGAGGCGATGCGCGTCAACCCGCACCTGAAGGTGTACGTCGCGTCCGGGCACTACGACGGTGCGACGCCGTACTTCGCCACCGAGCACACGCTGGCGCGCCTGCAGATCCCAGCCGAGCTGACCGGCAACATCGAGACGAAGTACTACCCGGCCGGCCACATGATGTACGTCCACGAGGAGTCCCGCGTCCAGCAGTCCGCGGACCTCGGCGCCTTCATCGGGACCGCATCCAACCGATGA
- a CDS encoding GNAT family N-acetyltransferase, whose product MILIRHPGATQPIAVPGVVLRPPVAADAVDLGRLYFDAYEPGVAAETEQDALDDITLSFEGGYGVLDPTLSRLAWSGEQLVGALLVVERAPWPDTPDCPFIIELFTARSHRRLGIARLLLSVCANVSVALRVEDNNAAALALYHSVGFRGVADGN is encoded by the coding sequence ATGATCCTGATCCGCCACCCCGGCGCGACGCAGCCGATCGCCGTACCAGGCGTCGTACTGCGCCCGCCGGTGGCCGCGGATGCGGTCGACCTCGGTCGCCTGTACTTCGACGCGTACGAGCCGGGCGTCGCCGCGGAGACTGAACAGGACGCCCTCGACGACATCACCCTCAGCTTCGAAGGCGGCTACGGCGTACTCGACCCGACCCTCAGCCGACTCGCCTGGTCAGGCGAGCAGCTGGTAGGCGCCCTCCTCGTCGTAGAACGCGCCCCCTGGCCGGACACGCCGGACTGCCCGTTCATCATCGAACTCTTCACCGCCCGCTCCCACCGCCGCCTCGGCATCGCGCGACTGCTACTGAGCGTCTGCGCGAACGTATCTGTCGCCCTACGAGTCGAGGACAACAACGCAGCGGCCCTCGCGCTCTATCACAGCGTCGGGTTCCGGGGTGTTGCTGATGGCAACTAA
- a CDS encoding HNH endonuclease signature motif containing protein: MELLGERPVWSMSDSELLPTLDQVDAAVARLLTYRLQLIARVDETGLAEELGARDTAELLAMRHRIERRDAHRDLKLARSLPKYDAVSTALTDETRPLRPAQASAIVTALERVRSRVQVEDLDVAEEQLVNLAGHLSAGELSKAARQICELLDSDGPEPDENAAYARESLTLIEAENGVKFRGYLANENAELLRSRIHAAARPHKTIDGELDPRSREKRQADALTSTLAIAASAADSGFKPPTTNTGPKQPTKDTGSRPPTKDTGSKPPTTGAAPTDEGADLAAGGGFRPSAAGAGPLDAGAEVPPFDGAVEDAAGPGSWVPGFGAKANITVTIDFEDLRSAAADATGDLVYGDGLSAAAIRRLACDAKIIPLVLGSNSEPLDVGRAERLVTRAMRRALNVRDKGCVVCGAPPIHCDAHHLQSWIDGGDTAIHNLVLLCRAHHRALHDGHWLITITDGAVQVSRPTWADPPPQPRRNASPLISPNTALRLTPCTTEDPAAPGPRTTPHTTASTAPGTAPGTTPSTAPSTTPRTSGRTGPRSSRRPGRRPSRWSADEASMQEAARFAVRGDPPTDPTPTAPESHLAPESPLAPEDRVVPEDRVAPEERLAPEDHLMPEDHLMPEDRVVPEDHLVPERRPRR; the protein is encoded by the coding sequence ATGGAACTTCTGGGTGAGCGGCCGGTCTGGTCGATGAGCGACAGCGAGCTGCTGCCGACTCTCGACCAGGTAGACGCTGCCGTCGCCCGGTTGCTCACCTACCGCCTGCAGCTGATCGCCCGCGTCGACGAGACCGGTCTGGCCGAAGAGCTCGGTGCCCGCGACACCGCCGAGCTGCTGGCCATGCGCCACCGCATCGAGCGCCGTGACGCCCACCGCGACCTCAAACTGGCCCGCAGTTTGCCTAAGTACGACGCCGTGTCGACAGCCCTGACCGACGAGACCCGGCCGCTGCGTCCAGCACAGGCGAGCGCGATCGTGACGGCGCTGGAGCGGGTGCGGTCCAGGGTTCAGGTAGAGGACCTCGATGTCGCGGAGGAACAGTTGGTCAACCTGGCCGGGCACTTGTCCGCTGGAGAGCTGTCGAAGGCTGCCAGGCAGATCTGCGAGCTGCTGGACTCCGACGGCCCCGAGCCCGACGAGAACGCCGCGTACGCCCGCGAATCGCTGACCCTGATCGAGGCGGAGAATGGTGTGAAGTTCCGCGGCTACCTCGCCAATGAGAACGCCGAGCTACTCCGATCCCGCATCCACGCCGCCGCCCGCCCGCACAAGACCATCGACGGCGAGCTCGACCCACGATCCCGCGAGAAGCGCCAAGCCGACGCCCTCACGTCCACCTTGGCGATCGCCGCGTCCGCCGCCGACAGCGGCTTCAAACCGCCCACCACGAACACCGGCCCGAAACAGCCCACCAAGGACACCGGCTCGAGGCCGCCCACCAAGGACACCGGCTCGAAGCCGCCCACCACCGGTGCTGCTCCCACGGATGAGGGCGCTGACCTCGCCGCCGGCGGCGGCTTCAGGCCATCCGCCGCCGGTGCCGGTCCCTTAGACGCGGGCGCCGAGGTGCCTCCCTTCGACGGTGCGGTCGAGGACGCGGCCGGCCCGGGCAGCTGGGTCCCCGGATTCGGCGCGAAGGCGAACATCACCGTCACTATCGACTTCGAAGACCTGAGGTCGGCCGCCGCCGACGCGACCGGCGACCTCGTGTACGGCGATGGTCTCTCAGCCGCGGCGATCCGCCGGCTGGCCTGCGACGCGAAGATCATCCCGCTGGTGCTCGGCTCGAACTCCGAACCTCTCGACGTCGGACGCGCCGAGCGCCTGGTGACGCGAGCGATGCGCCGAGCCTTGAACGTCCGTGACAAGGGCTGCGTGGTCTGCGGCGCCCCACCCATCCACTGCGACGCCCATCATCTCCAGTCCTGGATCGACGGCGGCGATACCGCGATCCACAACCTGGTCCTCCTCTGCCGAGCCCACCACAGAGCCCTCCACGACGGCCACTGGCTCATCACCATCACAGACGGAGCCGTCCAGGTCTCCCGCCCAACCTGGGCAGACCCACCACCCCAACCAAGACGAAACGCGTCACCTCTCATTTCGCCAAACACGGCCCTGCGACTGACCCCTTGCACCACCGAAGACCCAGCCGCGCCCGGGCCACGCACCACTCCGCACACGACCGCGAGCACGGCTCCGGGCACGGCTCCGGGCACGACTCCGAGCACGGCTCCGAGCACGACTCCGCGTACCAGTGGGCGTACCGGTCCGCGCTCGAGTCGGCGTCCGGGGCGGCGTCCGAGTCGATGGTCCGCCGACGAAGCGTCGATGCAAGAGGCCGCCCGCTTCGCCGTCCGCGGCGATCCCCCGACAGATCCAACACCCACAGCACCCGAGAGCCACCTCGCACCCGAGAGCCCCCTCGCGCCCGAGGACCGAGTTGTACCTGAGGACCGCGTCGCACCCGAGGAACGTCTTGCGCCCGAGGACCACCTCATGCCCGAGGACCACCTCATGCCCGAGGACCGCGTCGTACCTGAGGACCATCTCGTTCCCGAGAGACGTCCGCGACGGTGA
- a CDS encoding GNAT family N-acetyltransferase, producing MTITQYEPVHLAGIVALCEAEGWPSFGADLDRAHAVLTAPGVTSVVAVDGDEVIGFAYLLSDGHIVAYLSMMAVHHNHRRRGIGRELIEHATPLTGAQRVDLVTDTADDFYASFEHRTFSGFRIYP from the coding sequence GTGACGATCACGCAGTACGAGCCCGTGCATCTCGCGGGCATCGTGGCCCTGTGCGAAGCCGAAGGCTGGCCGAGCTTCGGCGCCGACCTCGACCGTGCGCACGCGGTACTCACCGCCCCTGGTGTGACGAGCGTGGTCGCCGTCGACGGAGACGAGGTGATCGGCTTCGCCTACCTGCTCAGCGACGGACACATCGTGGCGTACCTCTCGATGATGGCGGTCCACCACAACCACCGCCGCCGAGGCATCGGCCGCGAACTCATCGAGCACGCCACGCCCCTGACCGGCGCCCAGCGAGTAGACCTGGTGACAGACACCGCTGACGACTTCTACGCATCGTTCGAGCACCGGACGTTCTCAGGCTTCCGCATCTACCCGTAG